A genomic stretch from Candidatus Hydrogenisulfobacillus filiaventi includes:
- the hhyS gene encoding Hydrogenase small subunit (Evidence 2a : Function from experimental evidences in other organisms; Product type e : enzyme) yields the protein MPEPVVHVIWMNAGLSCDGDSVGLTAATQPSVEDLALGYLPGVPPVQFHWPLVDYQNGDELMQWWWKAARGELDPFVLVMEGSIPNERIHPEGYWAAMGNDPETGQPMTTTAWIDRLAPKAWAVLAAGTCAAYGGIHAMAGNPTGAMGIADYLGWNWRSKAGIPIVCVPGCPIQPDNLSETLLYLLYQAAGAAPMIPLDAQLRPQWLFGRTVHEGCDRAGYYEQADFAATYGSPQCLVKLGCWGPVVNCNVPKRGWMGGIGGCPNVGGICIGCTMPGFPDKFMPFMDEPPGGKMSSAALGVYGRLIRSLRAVTNETLNKEPSWRHTGPELTTGYTAAW from the coding sequence ATGCCTGAACCCGTGGTACACGTCATTTGGATGAACGCGGGGTTGAGCTGCGATGGGGATTCGGTAGGACTCACCGCCGCCACCCAGCCCAGCGTGGAGGACCTTGCGCTGGGCTACCTGCCGGGGGTGCCACCGGTGCAGTTCCACTGGCCCCTGGTGGACTACCAGAACGGGGACGAGCTCATGCAGTGGTGGTGGAAGGCCGCCCGGGGGGAGCTGGACCCGTTCGTGCTGGTGATGGAAGGGTCCATCCCCAATGAACGCATCCATCCGGAGGGATACTGGGCGGCCATGGGCAATGACCCCGAGACCGGGCAGCCGATGACCACCACCGCCTGGATCGACCGCCTGGCTCCCAAGGCCTGGGCAGTGCTGGCGGCCGGTACCTGTGCCGCTTATGGCGGAATCCACGCCATGGCCGGCAATCCCACCGGGGCTATGGGCATTGCCGATTACCTCGGCTGGAACTGGCGCTCCAAGGCCGGCATCCCCATTGTCTGCGTGCCCGGCTGTCCGATTCAGCCCGACAACCTTTCCGAAACCCTCCTCTACCTCCTCTACCAGGCCGCGGGGGCTGCCCCCATGATTCCCCTCGACGCGCAGCTGCGGCCGCAATGGTTGTTCGGGCGTACGGTGCATGAAGGGTGCGACCGGGCCGGCTATTACGAGCAGGCCGACTTCGCCGCCACCTACGGCAGTCCCCAGTGCCTGGTCAAGCTGGGATGCTGGGGCCCGGTGGTCAACTGTAACGTCCCCAAACGGGGCTGGATGGGGGGCATCGGGGGCTGCCCGAACGTGGGCGGCATCTGCATCGGCTGCACCATGCCCGGCTTCCCCGACAAGTTCATGCCCTTCATGGACGAGCCCCCGGGCGGCAAGATGTCCTCCGCCGCCCTCGGGGTGTACGGCCGGCTCATCCGGAGCCTGCGGGCGGTGACCAACGAGACCCTCAACAAGGAACCATCCTGGCGGCATACCGGCCCGGAACTGACCACCGGATACACCGCCGCCTGGTAG
- a CDS encoding putative Geranylgeranyl reductase family (Evidence 3 : Putative function from multiple computational evidences), whose protein sequence is MPSEFDLIVVGGGPAGSAAAITAAGAGMRVLLVDRARFPRPKLCSGILTAKTRRLLEALGLDPRPALDGVWDRTWVGFRDHGHLLHHAPLVTALRARLDTLLLEAAARAGAEIRTGTGVRTCDPAGGRVTLEDGRQVQARLLVGADGAAGVTRRALGLPARPGWALEVLVPDPRPPEARTAVVEWGLPARGYAWLWPHAGGRVAVGAGVFGGRAAARRLPALLRAWAAGRGLSLPARLSGHAVPVALVPPAAGGGRLLLAGDAAGLADPLTGEGIAYALWSGILAAQAAIHDRPDTYAGLLARGPWAFQAPLRRMAATPARLLRLAWAARRAWGTVVDRTPPLPGTGPTPAEPLAPPA, encoded by the coding sequence ATGCCATCCGAATTTGACCTCATTGTCGTGGGCGGCGGACCCGCCGGCAGCGCCGCCGCCATCACCGCGGCCGGAGCCGGCATGCGGGTGCTGCTGGTGGATCGGGCCCGCTTTCCGCGGCCCAAGCTGTGCAGCGGCATTCTGACCGCCAAGACCCGCCGCTTGCTGGAGGCCCTGGGGCTGGACCCCCGGCCTGCCCTGGACGGGGTCTGGGACCGGACATGGGTGGGCTTCCGCGACCACGGCCATCTGCTGCACCATGCGCCCCTGGTGACGGCCCTGCGGGCCCGGCTGGATACCCTGCTGCTGGAAGCGGCGGCCCGGGCTGGCGCCGAAATCCGGACAGGCACCGGGGTGCGCACCTGCGACCCCGCCGGCGGCCGGGTGACCCTGGAGGACGGGCGGCAGGTGCAGGCGCGGCTGCTGGTGGGCGCAGACGGGGCTGCCGGCGTCACCCGGCGGGCGCTCGGCCTCCCGGCGCGGCCGGGATGGGCACTGGAGGTGCTGGTGCCCGACCCCCGGCCGCCCGAGGCACGGACGGCAGTGGTGGAATGGGGCCTGCCCGCACGGGGGTATGCCTGGCTTTGGCCCCATGCCGGGGGCCGGGTGGCGGTAGGAGCGGGGGTGTTCGGGGGCCGGGCGGCAGCCCGGCGTCTGCCCGCCCTGCTGCGAGCCTGGGCCGCGGGCCGGGGCCTCTCCCTGCCCGCACGCCTGAGCGGTCATGCCGTGCCGGTGGCCCTGGTGCCGCCGGCCGCCGGGGGCGGGCGGCTGCTGCTGGCGGGGGATGCCGCCGGCCTGGCCGATCCGCTGACGGGAGAAGGCATCGCCTACGCCCTCTGGAGCGGGATCCTGGCCGCACAAGCGGCCATCCACGACCGGCCGGACACCTACGCCGGCCTGCTGGCGCGCGGTCCCTGGGCCTTTCAGGCGCCGCTCCGGCGCATGGCGGCCACCCCCGCCCGCCTGCTGCGCCTGGCCTGGGCCGCCCGCAGGGCCTGGGGCACGGTCGTGGACCGCACGCCGCCGCTGCCGGGGACCGGCCCTACCCCGGCGGAGCCGCTGGCCCCGCCCGCCTGA
- the moaE gene encoding molybdopterin synthase (large subunit) (Evidence 2b : Function from indirect experimental evidences (e.g. phenotypes); PubMedId : 11135669, 18092812; Product type e : enzyme): protein MKRYALVREPIRVEACLEDIQDPACGGQALFLGTVRNEFEGRPTRGLFYDAYPALAEKELARIGAELEAEFGVRNWVLVHRVGELAVGEVSVVVAVSAPHREAAFAACRAGIDRIKARVPIWKKELWADGGARWHDEPPAR, encoded by the coding sequence GTGAAGCGGTACGCGCTGGTGCGCGAGCCCATCCGGGTGGAGGCGTGCCTGGAGGACATTCAGGATCCCGCCTGCGGCGGGCAGGCGCTGTTTCTGGGCACAGTCCGCAACGAGTTTGAGGGGCGGCCTACGCGGGGCCTTTTTTACGACGCCTACCCGGCGCTGGCGGAAAAGGAACTGGCCCGGATCGGGGCCGAGCTGGAAGCCGAATTCGGGGTGCGCAACTGGGTCCTCGTCCACCGGGTGGGCGAGCTGGCGGTGGGGGAGGTGAGCGTGGTGGTGGCGGTGTCCGCGCCCCACCGTGAAGCCGCCTTTGCCGCCTGCCGGGCGGGCATCGACCGCATCAAGGCCCGGGTCCCTATCTGGAAGAAGGAGCTGTGGGCGGACGGCGGCGCCCGCTGGCACGACGAGCCGCCGGCCCGCTAA
- a CDS encoding MoaD/ThiS family protein, translated as MQVQVEFFSFAGDRMGTRSLTLDVEPGTTVGDLFRRWQDRLALPLERWMFAVNDEWAPAATVLAAGDRVVFIPPVSGG; from the coding sequence ATGCAGGTGCAGGTGGAATTCTTCTCGTTTGCCGGCGACCGCATGGGCACGCGCAGCCTGACGCTGGATGTGGAGCCGGGCACCACGGTGGGTGACCTCTTCCGGCGCTGGCAGGATCGCCTGGCCCTGCCCCTGGAGCGATGGATGTTCGCCGTGAACGATGAATGGGCCCCTGCAGCCACCGTGCTGGCAGCAGGCGACCGGGTGGTCTTCATCCCGCCGGTCAGCGGGGGCTAA
- the lgt gene encoding Phosphatidylglycerol--prolipoprotein diacylglyceryl transferase produces MDLPWLSPYAFRIGPVGVHWYGIFMVLAILGGLGYLFDRIQDLNEDPDRLASITFWTIIWGMVGARVVFVLANDPQWIWQDPVQILRVWQGGLAYDGAVGFGTLAFWLQLRDKPFVFSRIMDWTVPGIAMGIFMVRIGNIFNHEVLGRMTELGFGRWPEQLIGSSIGLILLLRFFYLERRSAPPAGYQFWSAMFWYAVLRGVFGETTRDNPLFLVHYINPVWGIGFVTLMQWFTPPILAFTGYMAWRSRRVVIEPRQDLGAGTAPAPAP; encoded by the coding sequence TTGGACCTGCCCTGGTTGAGCCCCTACGCCTTCCGGATCGGGCCCGTGGGGGTGCACTGGTACGGCATCTTCATGGTTCTGGCCATTTTAGGCGGTCTCGGCTACCTATTCGACCGCATCCAGGATCTGAACGAGGACCCCGACCGGCTGGCCTCCATCACCTTCTGGACCATTATCTGGGGTATGGTAGGCGCGCGGGTGGTGTTTGTGCTCGCCAACGATCCCCAGTGGATCTGGCAGGATCCGGTCCAGATCCTGCGCGTGTGGCAGGGCGGCCTCGCTTATGACGGGGCGGTGGGATTCGGCACCCTGGCCTTCTGGCTGCAGCTGCGCGACAAGCCCTTCGTGTTCAGCCGCATTATGGACTGGACGGTGCCCGGCATCGCTATGGGCATCTTCATGGTCCGGATCGGCAACATCTTCAACCACGAGGTGCTGGGGCGCATGACCGAGCTGGGGTTCGGGCGCTGGCCGGAGCAGCTCATCGGTTCCAGCATCGGGCTCATCCTGCTGCTGCGCTTCTTCTACCTCGAGCGGCGCAGCGCTCCGCCCGCGGGCTACCAGTTCTGGTCGGCCATGTTCTGGTATGCGGTGCTGCGGGGCGTGTTCGGCGAGACCACCCGCGACAACCCCCTGTTCCTGGTGCATTACATCAATCCGGTGTGGGGCATCGGGTTTGTGACGCTGATGCAGTGGTTCACGCCTCCCATCCTGGCCTTCACCGGCTACATGGCCTGGCGCAGCCGGCGGGTGGTGATCGAACCGCGGCAGGACCTGGGTGCCGGGACGGCCCCCGCCCCGGCCCCTTAA
- the hemL gene encoding glutamate-1-semialdehyde aminotransferase (aminomutase) (Evidence 2a : Function from experimental evidences in other organisms; PubMedId : 1643048, 2045363; Product type e : enzyme), producing MMAMADAGELWRRATAVLPGGVNSPVRSFRGVGGEPFFARAGEGAYLIAEDGRRFLDFVMGYGPLILGHAHPAVVEAVREQAARGIGFGVPTEAEVALAESLTAAIGPLEVVRLVNSGTEATMSALRVARAATGRELVVKFAGSYHGHHDSLLIKAGSGAATVGVPDSAGVPAAMAALTLTVPYNDVEALTALFRERGPEIAAVILEPVAGNMGTVPPSPEFLEAVRTLSREAGALFIADEVMTGFRVAWGGATELFGLDPDLICLAKVVGAGLPLGVYGGRRMYMDLVAPAGPVYQAGTFAGNPLAVAAGRAQLTAIGGAAFYPPLEQKTRYLAEGLVDRGRRRGLAVAANVAGGMFTLFFRPTPPRNFEEVQASDRERYARFFHGMLEQGIFFPPSQFETAFLSSAHSLDDLERTIRAADAVFARI from the coding sequence GTGATGGCGATGGCAGACGCGGGGGAACTCTGGCGGCGGGCCACGGCCGTGCTGCCGGGCGGCGTGAACAGCCCGGTGCGGTCCTTCCGGGGCGTGGGCGGGGAGCCCTTCTTCGCCCGGGCCGGGGAGGGGGCCTACCTCATCGCGGAGGACGGGCGCCGGTTCCTGGATTTTGTGATGGGGTACGGGCCCCTGATTCTGGGTCACGCCCATCCGGCTGTGGTGGAGGCGGTGCGGGAGCAGGCCGCGCGCGGCATCGGCTTCGGGGTGCCGACCGAAGCGGAGGTAGCCCTGGCGGAAAGCCTCACGGCCGCGATTGGGCCGCTGGAGGTGGTGCGCCTGGTCAATTCCGGCACCGAAGCCACCATGTCCGCCCTCCGGGTGGCGCGGGCCGCCACCGGGCGGGAGCTGGTGGTGAAGTTCGCCGGCTCCTACCATGGGCACCATGACAGCCTCCTCATCAAGGCCGGATCGGGGGCGGCGACGGTGGGGGTGCCCGACTCGGCGGGGGTGCCGGCAGCCATGGCCGCCCTCACCCTCACGGTGCCCTACAACGATGTGGAGGCGCTGACCGCCCTCTTCCGGGAGCGGGGGCCGGAGATTGCGGCCGTCATCCTGGAGCCGGTGGCCGGCAACATGGGGACGGTCCCCCCCAGCCCCGAATTCCTGGAGGCGGTGCGCACCCTCTCCCGGGAAGCGGGCGCGCTGTTCATCGCCGACGAGGTCATGACGGGTTTCCGGGTCGCCTGGGGCGGGGCCACCGAACTGTTCGGGCTCGATCCGGACCTCATCTGTCTGGCTAAGGTGGTGGGGGCCGGGCTGCCCCTAGGCGTTTACGGCGGGCGGCGGATGTACATGGATCTGGTGGCGCCGGCTGGACCCGTCTATCAGGCCGGCACCTTCGCCGGCAATCCGCTGGCGGTGGCGGCAGGGCGGGCGCAGCTGACGGCGATCGGGGGGGCGGCCTTCTATCCTCCCTTGGAGCAGAAAACCCGCTACCTGGCGGAGGGGCTGGTGGACCGCGGGCGGCGGCGCGGCCTGGCGGTGGCGGCCAACGTGGCCGGGGGGATGTTCACCCTCTTTTTCCGCCCGACCCCGCCCCGCAACTTCGAGGAGGTGCAGGCCTCCGACCGCGAACGCTATGCCCGCTTCTTCCACGGCATGCTCGAACAGGGCATCTTCTTCCCGCCGTCCCAGTTCGAGACCGCGTTCCTGTCGTCCGCCCATTCCCTGGACGACCTGGAACGCACCATCCGTGCGGCCGACGCGGTGTTCGCGCGGATCTAG
- the ychF gene encoding Ribosome-binding ATPase YchF, translating into MDVGLIGLPLSGKTTVFNLLTGSGTEVNRYGGSKAESHHAMAAIPDRRLDRLAALYHPRKVTPAQLAVVDVPGLMRQEQGGPNRFLNDVRQVDALLHVVRGFSDAAGTPARPYADIEEMELELGLADLDLLEKRRERLRSGRKGPKAQDAAELALIDRLTAALEDNRRLEQLELSEEERRMVAGYRFLTLKPMLWLINLSEDDFRRGDYPQREQVEALAAAKGVPVLTLAGAMEAEIQALSPADRAEFLADLGTAETGLERVARAVYARLGLISFLTAGEDEVRAWPIAAGTVAKAAAGKIHSDIERGFIRAEVVAFEDLDRAGSMARAREAGLVRLEGRDYVMRDGDVVNFRFNV; encoded by the coding sequence GTGGATGTGGGACTCATCGGCTTGCCGCTCTCGGGCAAGACGACGGTATTTAACCTGTTGACGGGATCCGGCACCGAGGTCAACCGCTATGGGGGCTCCAAGGCGGAGTCCCACCACGCCATGGCCGCCATCCCCGACCGGCGGCTGGACCGGCTGGCGGCGCTGTACCATCCCCGCAAGGTGACCCCGGCCCAGCTGGCGGTGGTGGATGTGCCCGGACTCATGCGCCAGGAGCAGGGGGGGCCCAACCGGTTCCTCAACGACGTCCGGCAGGTGGACGCCCTCCTGCATGTGGTGCGGGGCTTCTCCGACGCGGCCGGCACGCCCGCCCGTCCCTACGCCGACATCGAGGAGATGGAGCTGGAGCTGGGGCTGGCCGATCTCGACCTGCTGGAGAAGCGGCGGGAGCGGCTGCGGAGCGGACGCAAGGGCCCCAAGGCGCAGGATGCGGCCGAGCTGGCCCTCATTGACCGCCTGACGGCCGCCCTGGAGGACAACCGCCGCCTGGAACAGCTGGAACTCAGCGAGGAGGAGCGGCGCATGGTGGCCGGGTACCGCTTCCTGACCCTTAAGCCCATGCTATGGCTCATCAACCTGAGCGAGGACGATTTCCGGCGGGGGGACTATCCCCAGCGGGAGCAGGTGGAGGCGCTGGCAGCCGCCAAGGGGGTGCCGGTGTTGACCCTGGCGGGGGCCATGGAGGCGGAGATTCAGGCCCTTTCCCCCGCCGACCGGGCCGAGTTCCTGGCCGACCTCGGGACCGCGGAGACCGGGCTCGAGCGGGTGGCCCGCGCGGTCTACGCCCGCCTGGGGCTCATCTCCTTCCTGACCGCGGGCGAAGACGAGGTGCGGGCCTGGCCCATCGCGGCCGGTACGGTGGCCAAGGCGGCGGCGGGCAAGATCCATTCCGACATCGAGCGCGGGTTCATCCGCGCGGAGGTGGTGGCCTTCGAGGACCTGGACCGGGCCGGTTCCATGGCCCGGGCCCGGGAAGCGGGACTGGTCCGGCTGGAAGGGCGCGACTACGTCATGCGCGACGGGGACGTGGTCAACTTCCGGTTCAACGTCTGA
- a CDS encoding putative BcrAD_BadFG domain-containing protein (Evidence 3 : Putative function from multiple computational evidences), protein MYYIGIDGGGTRSEGVLTDRRGRVLRRAWSGPASWPLAGPAALQAVAALWRALTRGRPPVAAAVLGLAGLERSRPAWTAGLNLGRRRRLWLVPDYRLPWAAAGGGGPAAVAVLGTGSVFLAADGAGFERRLGGYGWRVGDPGSGESLGRQALGAALAALEGAGPATALAPAALALWRADSVPALLDGLYRRSRPRPADFTPALLAAAAAGDPVAGTLIAAEERRLRPFLEALTAGPATRWPLVLAGGLGPFWEGRLRPRLPHLRPAPGDPAATAAALARRWHRDGAPAWADRSL, encoded by the coding sequence ATGTACTACATCGGCATCGACGGCGGCGGCACGCGCAGTGAAGGCGTGTTGACGGACCGGAGGGGGCGGGTTCTGCGCCGGGCCTGGTCCGGCCCCGCCAGCTGGCCGTTGGCCGGGCCGGCCGCGCTGCAGGCAGTGGCAGCCCTCTGGCGGGCCCTCACCCGCGGACGGCCGCCGGTGGCGGCGGCCGTGCTGGGCCTGGCCGGCCTGGAGCGGAGCCGGCCGGCCTGGACGGCCGGCCTCAACCTCGGCCGCCGGCGACGACTGTGGCTGGTGCCTGATTACCGGCTGCCCTGGGCGGCGGCGGGCGGCGGCGGGCCGGCTGCGGTAGCGGTGCTGGGCACCGGCTCGGTCTTCCTGGCCGCCGACGGGGCCGGTTTTGAGCGCCGACTGGGCGGCTACGGCTGGCGGGTCGGCGACCCGGGGTCGGGGGAAAGCCTCGGCCGCCAGGCGCTGGGGGCCGCCCTGGCCGCCCTGGAAGGCGCCGGCCCGGCCACCGCGTTAGCGCCGGCGGCGTTGGCCCTCTGGCGGGCAGATTCCGTGCCGGCCCTGCTGGACGGCCTGTACCGCCGCTCCCGCCCCCGGCCGGCCGATTTTACCCCGGCCCTGCTGGCCGCCGCGGCAGCGGGGGACCCTGTGGCCGGCACCCTGATCGCCGCCGAGGAGCGGCGGCTCAGGCCGTTCCTGGAAGCCCTCACCGCCGGCCCGGCCACCCGCTGGCCCCTGGTCCTGGCCGGCGGCCTGGGCCCCTTCTGGGAGGGCCGCCTGCGGCCCCGGCTGCCGCATCTGCGCCCGGCACCCGGAGACCCGGCCGCAACCGCCGCCGCGCTGGCCCGGCGGTGGCACCGGGACGGCGCCCCCGCCTGGGCGGACCGGTCCTTATAG
- a CDS encoding Beta-lactamase class C and other penicillin binding proteins, which produces MSRGWTAVRALLADAVARAEIPGAVAAVGRGHERWWAEAVGWAELGENPRAMHLDTLFDLASLTKVVATLPVILDLAAEGRLTLEDPVGRFLPAYREGPKAAVQVWHLLAHCGGLPAHRRLDRLPDPRAGALATPLREAPGRRVVYSDLGFILLGLVAEAAGGASLDELAARRVFQPLGMDRTRFRPPLSWRPWIAATEVVDGRPLAGTVHDENARALGGVAGHAGLFAPVGDLARYLSWWATVGREDPLRARALACWTEGMGGRRGLGWVLHGDAHDPAGPRWPPGTVAHTGFTGTSLALDPGSGLWAVLLTNRVHLGRDHPLGSLRRRFHAAVREAAGL; this is translated from the coding sequence ATGAGCCGGGGCTGGACGGCGGTGCGTGCCTTATTGGCGGATGCCGTGGCGCGGGCGGAGATTCCGGGGGCGGTGGCGGCGGTGGGCCGCGGTCATGAACGGTGGTGGGCGGAGGCCGTCGGCTGGGCGGAATTGGGAGAGAACCCGCGGGCCATGCACCTTGATACCCTCTTTGATCTGGCCTCCCTGACCAAGGTGGTGGCGACACTGCCGGTGATCCTGGACCTGGCCGCCGAAGGCCGGCTGACCCTGGAGGATCCGGTCGGACGGTTTCTGCCTGCTTACCGCGAGGGTCCGAAGGCGGCGGTGCAGGTCTGGCACCTGCTGGCTCATTGCGGCGGCCTGCCCGCCCACCGCCGGCTGGACCGCCTGCCCGATCCGCGGGCGGGCGCGCTGGCCACCCCCCTGCGGGAGGCACCCGGCCGGCGCGTGGTTTACAGCGACCTGGGGTTCATCCTGCTGGGCCTGGTAGCAGAGGCGGCCGGCGGGGCGTCCCTGGACGAGCTGGCCGCCAGGCGGGTGTTCCAGCCCCTGGGTATGGACCGGACCCGGTTCCGGCCGCCGCTCAGCTGGCGCCCCTGGATCGCGGCCACTGAGGTGGTCGACGGGCGGCCGCTGGCCGGCACCGTGCATGATGAGAACGCCCGCGCCCTGGGCGGGGTGGCGGGGCATGCCGGCCTGTTTGCGCCGGTGGGCGACCTGGCCCGTTACCTGAGCTGGTGGGCCACCGTCGGCCGGGAGGATCCCCTGCGGGCGCGGGCCCTGGCCTGCTGGACCGAGGGCATGGGCGGGCGGCGCGGGCTGGGCTGGGTGCTGCACGGCGATGCCCATGATCCCGCCGGCCCCCGCTGGCCCCCGGGCACGGTGGCGCATACCGGCTTTACCGGCACCTCCCTGGCTCTGGATCCCGGCTCCGGGCTGTGGGCGGTCCTGCTGACCAACCGGGTGCACCTGGGGCGGGATCACCCGCTGGGATCCCTCCGCCGCCGCTTTCACGCGGCGGTGCGGGAGGCCGCGGGCCTATAA
- the yfeU gene encoding putative PTS component; possibly regulatory (Evidence 3 : Putative function from multiple computational evidences; Product type r : regulator) has protein sequence MAEEREPETEAFDPGVPPLEDLGTGSLLEVLLQRQLAAVQAVAAALPALGEAVDLAAARLAGGGRLFYVGAGTSGRLAVADAAEWPPTFGVPAGLVQALLAGGTGAFTTAVEAAEDDREAGARDLAAAGARAGDVVVGLSAGGRSPYVLGALEWARRQALATVGVAMTRNPALSAWCTVTVVVPTGPEALLGSTRMQAGTAEKVVLTLFSTAVMVRLGRTFRNLPVGIRAANAKLAGRARRLVAMALGCGPEEAGRLLAAAGGEVTLAVAMGLTGAPADAARAALAAAGGSLAALARRPGGAGP, from the coding sequence ATGGCCGAGGAACGGGAACCGGAAACGGAGGCCTTCGACCCCGGGGTGCCCCCGTTGGAGGACCTGGGAACCGGGTCCCTGCTGGAGGTTCTCCTTCAGCGGCAGCTGGCGGCGGTGCAGGCCGTAGCCGCCGCCCTGCCCGCGCTGGGGGAGGCGGTGGACCTGGCCGCGGCCCGCCTGGCGGGCGGCGGCCGGCTGTTTTATGTAGGCGCGGGTACCAGCGGCCGCCTGGCGGTGGCAGACGCCGCCGAGTGGCCGCCTACCTTCGGGGTGCCCGCCGGGCTGGTGCAGGCGCTGCTGGCGGGCGGGACCGGCGCCTTCACCACCGCGGTGGAGGCGGCCGAGGATGACCGGGAGGCAGGGGCCCGCGACCTGGCGGCGGCGGGCGCCCGCGCCGGCGATGTGGTGGTGGGCCTCTCGGCGGGCGGCCGCAGCCCCTACGTGCTGGGTGCCCTGGAATGGGCCCGCCGACAGGCTCTGGCCACCGTGGGGGTGGCCATGACCCGGAATCCGGCGCTGAGCGCTTGGTGCACCGTCACGGTGGTGGTACCTACCGGGCCGGAGGCGCTGCTGGGGTCCACCCGGATGCAGGCCGGCACCGCGGAAAAGGTGGTCCTGACCCTGTTCAGCACCGCCGTGATGGTGCGGCTGGGCCGTACCTTCCGCAATCTGCCCGTGGGCATCCGGGCCGCCAATGCCAAGCTGGCGGGCCGTGCCCGTCGTCTGGTGGCGATGGCGCTGGGGTGCGGACCCGAGGAGGCCGGGCGCCTGCTGGCGGCAGCCGGGGGAGAGGTGACCCTGGCGGTAGCCATGGGCCTGACGGGGGCTCCGGCGGACGCGGCGCGGGCGGCCCTGGCGGCGGCGGGCGGGTCCCTGGCCGCCCTGGCCCGCCGCCCGGGGGGTGCCGGCCCATGA
- a CDS encoding protein of unknown function (Evidence 5 : Unknown function) — MAKERKGARRLSLADLNRERFQEEVARELGLEVSPADRVDPRLPPSQQDRRQ; from the coding sequence ATGGCCAAGGAGCGCAAGGGCGCCCGCCGGCTGTCCCTGGCGGATCTCAACCGGGAACGCTTTCAGGAGGAGGTGGCCCGGGAACTGGGGTTGGAGGTGAGCCCGGCCGACCGGGTGGATCCCCGGTTGCCGCCCTCGCAACAGGACCGCCGGCAGTAG
- a CDS encoding OsmC/Ohr family protein: MTTARVRYDGGMKFSGMGGSGHVVLMDAAPEVGGTDAGTRPMELTLVSLGGCTGMDVVSILRKMRVAIDAFDVDIDADRAPQHPKVYTEIRMRYRLQSADATPEQLMRAVRLSQEKYCSVSAMLRETARIVSEVFLNGSLIGTLEEVPTIPAE, translated from the coding sequence ATGACCACGGCGAGGGTGCGGTACGATGGAGGGATGAAGTTTTCGGGGATGGGTGGCTCCGGCCACGTGGTGCTGATGGATGCCGCCCCCGAGGTAGGCGGGACCGACGCCGGAACCCGGCCTATGGAGCTGACCCTGGTCTCCCTGGGCGGGTGCACGGGCATGGATGTGGTGTCCATCCTGAGGAAGATGCGGGTGGCCATCGACGCATTTGATGTCGACATTGACGCCGACCGGGCTCCCCAACACCCCAAGGTGTACACCGAAATCCGGATGCGCTACCGCCTGCAGTCGGCCGATGCCACCCCGGAGCAGCTGATGCGGGCGGTGCGGTTGTCGCAGGAGAAGTACTGCAGTGTGTCGGCCATGCTGCGGGAGACGGCCCGAATCGTGTCGGAGGTGTTCCTCAACGGTTCCCTGATCGGCACCTTGGAGGAGGTTCCTACCATTCCGGCCGAGTAG